A portion of the Punica granatum isolate Tunisia-2019 chromosome 7, ASM765513v2, whole genome shotgun sequence genome contains these proteins:
- the LOC116213946 gene encoding probable E3 ubiquitin-protein ligase ARI7 isoform X1: protein MDSEDDMHDANDVESLDEDFYSGEADDYYNSDNADGDEYEFIDEADDDSDVIAAHRYQQNYSILTEADIRQHQEDDIARVSTVLSIKRDDAVILLRHYNWSVSKVHDAWFDEDGVRKVVGLLEKPVVQYPNARELTCGICFESSPRDKIYSAACGHPFCSTCWAGYIGTSINDGPGCLSLRCPDPSCCAAVGQSMIDLLAPADEKKKYSLYLLRSYIEDNRKTKWCPAPGCEYAVQYAAGSEGYDVSCLCSFNFCWNCTEEAHRPVDCGTVSKWIMKNSAESENMNWILANSKPCPKCKRPIEKNQGCMHMTCTPPCKFEFCWLCLGAWSDHGERTGGFYACNRYEAAKQEGAVGTSILGQNYDEAERRREMAKNSLERYTHYYERWASNQSSRQKALADLHQMQTVHLEKLSDTQCQPESQLKFIIEAWQQIVECRRVLKWTYAYGYYLPEHELARKQFFEYLQGEAESGLERLHQCAEKELHQFLSDEGAASSSFNDFRTKLAGLTSVTKNYFENLVRALENGLSDVDSHGASSRAASSKNGGGSTSSKGRSAKGKVTARAGSTSRTDDSGHWSCDRCTFANVKSSAICQMCQTRR from the exons ATGGACTCGGAGGACGACATGCACGACGCCAACGATGTGGAGTCATTGGACGAGGATTTCTACAGCGGCGAGGCCGATGATTATTACAACAGCGACAACGCCGACGGCGATGAGTACGAGTTCATCGACGAAGCCGACGACGACTCTGATGTCATCGCTGCTCATCGGTATCAG CAAAACTACTCTATTCTGACAGAAGCTGATATACGACAGCATCAGGAGGATGATATAGCAAGAGTATCTACTGTTCTTTCTATAAAGAGAGATGATGCAGTTATCCTACTACGCCATTATAATTG GAGTGTAAGTAAGGTGCATGATGCATGGTTTGATGAAgacggagtccggaaagtagttgGCTTACTGGAAAAGCCTGTGGTCCAATACCCTAATGCTAGAGAA CTTACTTGCGGAATCTGTTTTGAATCCTCTCCTCGTGATAAGATTTATTCAGCTGCTTGTGGCCATCCTTTTTGCAGCACATGCTGGGCAG GTTATATTGGCACATCTATTAATGACGGTCCTGGATGTTTGTCACTGCGATGTCCTGATCCATCTTGTTGTGCTGCTGTTGGTCAAAGCATGATAGATTTATTAGCACCTGCTGATGAGAAGAAGAAATACTCTCTATATCTTCTTCGCTCCTATATTGAAGACAATAGAAAG ACCAAATGGTGTCCAGCCCCTGGTTGCGAGTATGCTGTACAGTATGCTGCTGGAAGTGAAGGTTATGATGTTTCTTGCTTGTGCTCGTTCAACTTTTGCTGGAAT TGTACAGAAGAAGCTCACCGTCCTGTGGACTGTGGTACTGTGTCAAAGTGGATAATGAAAAACAGTGCTGAGTCTGAGAACATGAACTG GATTCTTGCCAATTCAAAGCCTTGTCCTAAGTGCAAGCGGCCAATAGAGAAGAACCAAGGGTGTATGCATATGACATGTACTCCCCCCTGTAAATTTGAGTTCTGCTG GCTTTGTCTTGGTGCGTGGTCTGATCATGGAGAGAGAACTGGTGGTTTTTATGCATGTAATCGTTATGAGGCAGCTAAACAGGAGGGAGCGGTGGGAACTTCAATACTTGGACAAAAT tatGACGAGGCTGAAAGGAGGAGAGAGATGGCAAAGAATTCACTGGAGAGATACACACATTATTATGAGCGATGGGCGAGCAATCAATCT TCAAGGCAGAAAGCTCTTGCTGACTTGCACCAGATGCAAACTGTGCAT CTCGAGAAGCTTAGTGACACACAATGCCAGCCCGAGTCCCAGCTCAAGTTCATCATAGAAGCATGGCAACAG ATAGTCGAGTGTAGGCGAGTGCTCAAGTGGACTTATGCATATGGGTATTATTTACCAGAACATGAACTTGCTAGGAAACAATTTTTCGAGTATTTGCAAG GTGAGGCAGAGTCTGGCTTGGAGAGGCTGCATCAGTGTGCAGAAAAGGAACTACATCAGTTCCTCAGCGATGAAGGTGCTGCATCTAGCAGCTTTAATGACTTCCGTACAAAGTTGGCTGGACTTACCAG TGTCACGAAGAACTATTTTGAGAACCTAGTTAGGGCACTCGAGAATGGCCTATCAGATGTGGACTCCCATGGAGCTAGCAGCCGAGCAGCAAGCTCAAAGAATGGAGGAGGCAGCACTAGCAGCAAAGGCCGGAGTGCGAAGGGCAAGGTAACTGCTCGAGCTGGTTCGACAAGCCGAACAGATGATTCTGGCCACTGGTCTTGCGACCGCTGCACCTTTGCTAACGTCAAGTCCTCCGCCATCTGCCAAATGTGTCAGACGCGTCGATGA
- the LOC116213946 gene encoding probable E3 ubiquitin-protein ligase ARI7 isoform X2 yields MDSEDDMHDANDVESLDEDFYSGEADDYYNSDNADGDEYEFIDEADDDSDVIAAHRYQQNYSILTEADIRQHQEDDIARVSTVLSIKRDDAVILLRHYNWSVSKVHDAWFDEDGVRKVVGLLEKPVVQYPNARELTCGICFESSPRDKIYSAACGHPFCSTCWAGYIGTSINDGPGCLSLRCPDPSCCAAVGQSMIDLLAPADEKKKYSLYLLRSYIEDNRKTKWCPAPGCEYAVQYAAGSEGYDVSCLCSFNFCWNCTEEAHRPVDCGTVSKWIMKNSAESENMNWILANSKPCPKCKRPIEKNQGCMHMTCTPPCKFEFCWLCLGAWSDHGERTGGFYACNRYEAAKQEGAYDEAERRREMAKNSLERYTHYYERWASNQSSRQKALADLHQMQTVHLEKLSDTQCQPESQLKFIIEAWQQIVECRRVLKWTYAYGYYLPEHELARKQFFEYLQGEAESGLERLHQCAEKELHQFLSDEGAASSSFNDFRTKLAGLTSVTKNYFENLVRALENGLSDVDSHGASSRAASSKNGGGSTSSKGRSAKGKVTARAGSTSRTDDSGHWSCDRCTFANVKSSAICQMCQTRR; encoded by the exons ATGGACTCGGAGGACGACATGCACGACGCCAACGATGTGGAGTCATTGGACGAGGATTTCTACAGCGGCGAGGCCGATGATTATTACAACAGCGACAACGCCGACGGCGATGAGTACGAGTTCATCGACGAAGCCGACGACGACTCTGATGTCATCGCTGCTCATCGGTATCAG CAAAACTACTCTATTCTGACAGAAGCTGATATACGACAGCATCAGGAGGATGATATAGCAAGAGTATCTACTGTTCTTTCTATAAAGAGAGATGATGCAGTTATCCTACTACGCCATTATAATTG GAGTGTAAGTAAGGTGCATGATGCATGGTTTGATGAAgacggagtccggaaagtagttgGCTTACTGGAAAAGCCTGTGGTCCAATACCCTAATGCTAGAGAA CTTACTTGCGGAATCTGTTTTGAATCCTCTCCTCGTGATAAGATTTATTCAGCTGCTTGTGGCCATCCTTTTTGCAGCACATGCTGGGCAG GTTATATTGGCACATCTATTAATGACGGTCCTGGATGTTTGTCACTGCGATGTCCTGATCCATCTTGTTGTGCTGCTGTTGGTCAAAGCATGATAGATTTATTAGCACCTGCTGATGAGAAGAAGAAATACTCTCTATATCTTCTTCGCTCCTATATTGAAGACAATAGAAAG ACCAAATGGTGTCCAGCCCCTGGTTGCGAGTATGCTGTACAGTATGCTGCTGGAAGTGAAGGTTATGATGTTTCTTGCTTGTGCTCGTTCAACTTTTGCTGGAAT TGTACAGAAGAAGCTCACCGTCCTGTGGACTGTGGTACTGTGTCAAAGTGGATAATGAAAAACAGTGCTGAGTCTGAGAACATGAACTG GATTCTTGCCAATTCAAAGCCTTGTCCTAAGTGCAAGCGGCCAATAGAGAAGAACCAAGGGTGTATGCATATGACATGTACTCCCCCCTGTAAATTTGAGTTCTGCTG GCTTTGTCTTGGTGCGTGGTCTGATCATGGAGAGAGAACTGGTGGTTTTTATGCATGTAATCGTTATGAGGCAGCTAAACAGGAGGGAGCG tatGACGAGGCTGAAAGGAGGAGAGAGATGGCAAAGAATTCACTGGAGAGATACACACATTATTATGAGCGATGGGCGAGCAATCAATCT TCAAGGCAGAAAGCTCTTGCTGACTTGCACCAGATGCAAACTGTGCAT CTCGAGAAGCTTAGTGACACACAATGCCAGCCCGAGTCCCAGCTCAAGTTCATCATAGAAGCATGGCAACAG ATAGTCGAGTGTAGGCGAGTGCTCAAGTGGACTTATGCATATGGGTATTATTTACCAGAACATGAACTTGCTAGGAAACAATTTTTCGAGTATTTGCAAG GTGAGGCAGAGTCTGGCTTGGAGAGGCTGCATCAGTGTGCAGAAAAGGAACTACATCAGTTCCTCAGCGATGAAGGTGCTGCATCTAGCAGCTTTAATGACTTCCGTACAAAGTTGGCTGGACTTACCAG TGTCACGAAGAACTATTTTGAGAACCTAGTTAGGGCACTCGAGAATGGCCTATCAGATGTGGACTCCCATGGAGCTAGCAGCCGAGCAGCAAGCTCAAAGAATGGAGGAGGCAGCACTAGCAGCAAAGGCCGGAGTGCGAAGGGCAAGGTAACTGCTCGAGCTGGTTCGACAAGCCGAACAGATGATTCTGGCCACTGGTCTTGCGACCGCTGCACCTTTGCTAACGTCAAGTCCTCCGCCATCTGCCAAATGTGTCAGACGCGTCGATGA
- the LOC116213019 gene encoding calcium-dependent protein kinase 24 produces the protein MGACISANAKAGAYSKNLPKEKGSSHHHYKNRQSRPQSGHFSGPIRRSAHLRPVKIIRDPAGDNIHEKYEFGKELGRGEFGITYQCTENETGEIYACKTISKAKLRTEIDVEDVRREVEIMRHLPKHPHIVTLKEAYEDKDAVYFVMELCEGGELFDRIVARGHFTERAAAKITKTIIEVVKVCHDHGVIHRDLKPENFLFANRTETSPLKAIDFGLSTFFEPGQRFREIVGSPYYMAPEVLRRDYGPEVDVWSTGVILYILLCGVPPFWAETEEGIAQAIVRGEIDFERDPWPKVSAEAKDLVKSMLEPNPYSRFTVQEVLEHPWIQNLDKASNVSLGENVRAKIKQFSLMNKFKKKVLRVVADNLPEEQVDQIKEMFYTMDTDNTGDLTFEELKHGLHKYGQPVADPEVRMLMDAADADGNGTIDCEEFLTMSVHLKRINSDEHLSQAFEFFDKNQSGFIEFDELRDALVDERLGPNNDQVIEDIIYDADLDKDGRISYDEFRAMMKMGMDWKMASRQYSRAMLNALSLRLFKEKGSLKN, from the exons ATGGGGGCTTGCATCTCCGCAAATGCAAAGGCGGGGGCCTACTCGAAGAATCTCCCGAAGGAGAAGGGCAGCTCCCACCACCACTACAAGAACCGCCAGTCTCGGCCCCAATCTGGCCATTTCTCTGGCCCCATTCGCCGCTCTGCCCACCTCCGTCCCGTCAAGATCATCAGGGACCCTGCCGGCGATAACATCCATGAAAA GTACGAGTTCGGGAAGGAGCTGGGGCGCGGTGAGTTTGGGATCACGTACCAATGCACGGAGAATGAAACCGGCGAGATATATGCATGCAAGACCATATCGAAGGCGAAGCTGAGGACGGAGATTGATGTGGAGGACGTGAGGAGGGAGGTCGAAATCATGAGACACCTTCCCAAGCACCCGCACATTGTCACCCTTAAGGAGGCCTACGAGGATAAGGATGCTGTCTACTTTGTCATGGAGCTCTGTGAGGGAGGTGAGCTCTTTGATCGCATTGTGGCTCGTGGGCATTTCACGGAGCGGGCAGCTGCTAAAATCACAAAGACAATAATCGAAGTTGTCAAG GTATGCCATGACCATGGAGTTATTCACCGCGACCTGAAGCCCGAGAATTTCTTGTTCGCTAACCGAACCGAAACGTCTCCGCTGAAAGCCATCGACTTTGGTCTCTCTACTTTCTTCGAACCAG GTCAGCGTTTCCGCGAAATAGTCGGAAGCCCGTACTATATGGCCCCCGAGGTTTTGAGGCGAGATTATGGACCGGAAGTAGATGTCTGGAGCACTGGGGTTATCCTCTACATATTGCTCTGTGGAGTTCCTCCCTTCTGGGCAG AAACCGAAGAAGGAATTGCACAAGCCATTGTTCGGGGTGAGATCGATTTCGAGAGGGACCCATGGCCAAAAGTTTCGGCGGAAGCAAAGGATCTCGTGAAATCTATGCTCGAGCCAAATCCATACAGCCGATTCACTGTCCAAGAAGTCCTCG AACACCCATGGATACAGAACTTAGACAAAGCTTCCAACGTCTCCCTCGGAGAGAATGTCAGGGCTAAGATCAAGCAGTTCTCCCTCATGAACAAGTTCAAGAAGAAAGTCCTCCGA GTCGTTGCGGACAATTTACCTGAGGAGCAGGTGGATCAGATCAAGGAGATGTTCTACACCATGGACACCGATAATACCGGGGACCTAACATTCGAAGAGCTGAAGCACGGGCTACACAAGTACGGGCAGCCTGTAGCGGATCCTGAGGTTCGGATGCTGATGGATGCA GCGGATGCGGACGGAAACGGAACAATAGATTGCGAGGAGTTCTTGACAATGTCGGTCCACTTGAAGAGGATCAACAGCGACGAGCATCTCTCTCAGGCTTTTGAATTCTTTGACAAGAACCAGAGCGGGTTCATCGAGTTTGACGAGCTGAGGGACGCCCTGGTGGACGAGCGGCTTGGCCCCAACAATGACCAAGTCATCGAGGATATCATATACGATGCTGATCTGGATAAG GACGGTCGGATCAGCTACGACGAGTTCAGGGCGATGATGAAGATGGGAATGGACTGGAAAATGGCGTCCCGCCAATATTCGAGAGCAATGCTTAACGCCCTCAGCCTGAGGCTCTTCAAAGAAAAGGGTtccttgaaaaattaa